One stretch of Dehalococcoidales bacterium DNA includes these proteins:
- a CDS encoding FmdB family zinc ribbon protein, which produces MPTYDYECQSCGHHFEKRQSYTDEPGAKCPRCQSASRRLFHPAPIIFKGSGFYVTDSRKPGDFGGDGHGDAGKSGAGQEKPADKKPAGEEKTTAGKDSGGAKE; this is translated from the coding sequence GTGCCTACCTACGATTACGAGTGCCAGTCATGTGGCCACCACTTTGAGAAGCGGCAGAGTTACACTGATGAACCGGGGGCGAAATGTCCCCGTTGCCAGAGTGCAAGTCGGAGGCTTTTCCATCCGGCCCCGATAATTTTCAAAGGAAGTGGTTTCTACGTGACGGATAGCCGCAAGCCGGGTGATTTCGGCGGGGATGGTCACGGTGATGCCGGTAAGTCCGGCGCCGGTCAGGAGAAGCCGGCTGATAAAAAACCGGCCGGCGAGGAGAAAACCACCGCCGGGAAGGACTCGGGTGGAGCCAAAGAGTGA
- a CDS encoding SDR family NAD(P)-dependent oxidoreductase: MGKLDGKVAIVTGASRGIGKAIALLFAAEGAKVACAARTVTEGDHILEGSLMTTVSEIEKAGGTAVPMQVDVSHEESCRELVAKTREIFGPVDVMVNNAALTYFIPVKDIPVRRWLRSFSVNFHGPFILSQLALQDMVERGSGAIVNISSGAAIGPGRGPYKEATGGERGGTLYGAEKAALERFTQGLAEEVYRYGISVTCVSPSQVVPTPGTVYHNLVTGMDDPRGEPPEMMARAALLLATEPLDRVTGRVTYSQQILKEFGWIDKAQGAGVDRVGSGYSQI; encoded by the coding sequence ATGGGGAAACTTGATGGCAAGGTAGCAATCGTGACGGGAGCGAGTCGTGGTATCGGTAAGGCAATTGCACTACTGTTCGCTGCGGAGGGCGCGAAAGTCGCCTGCGCCGCGCGGACAGTAACCGAAGGAGACCATATCCTGGAAGGCTCGCTAATGACAACGGTCTCGGAAATTGAGAAAGCCGGAGGCACGGCGGTGCCGATGCAGGTCGACGTGTCCCATGAGGAGAGCTGCCGTGAACTGGTGGCGAAGACCAGGGAGATATTCGGTCCGGTCGATGTCATGGTGAACAACGCCGCCCTGACTTACTTCATACCGGTCAAGGATATCCCGGTCCGCAGGTGGCTCCGGTCTTTCTCGGTGAACTTCCACGGTCCCTTCATCCTGAGCCAGCTCGCGCTTCAGGACATGGTGGAGCGGGGTAGCGGGGCTATCGTCAACATCTCCTCGGGAGCGGCAATCGGTCCGGGGCGTGGTCCCTACAAAGAGGCCACCGGCGGTGAGCGCGGCGGCACCCTCTACGGTGCCGAGAAGGCGGCGCTGGAGCGGTTCACCCAGGGGCTGGCCGAGGAGGTCTACCGGTATGGCATTTCGGTGACCTGTGTATCACCCTCTCAGGTTGTACCGACACCGGGTACCGTCTACCACAATCTGGTCACGGGTATGGATGACCCACGCGGTGAGCCGCCGGAGATGATGGCCAGAGCCGCCCTCCTGCTGGCTACCGAGCCGCTGGACAGGGTCACCGGTCGGGTCACCTACAGCCAGCAGATTCTCAAGGAGTTCGGCTGGATAGACAAAGCCCAGGGCGCCGGTGTTGACCGCGTCGGCAGCGGCTACAGCCAGATATAG
- a CDS encoding MATE family efflux transporter, translating into MGIEEETEETPEYDRRRNGSDRDWTQGSIIGNLMKLSWPMMVSSSLNMLGPTIDMIWVGKLGSAAIAAVGVAGIGVQLLMSAIMGLAMGMRAIIARFIGARDLQSANYVAVQAFVVSAVVSVIMALVGLFLAESIMRLFPLEEEVILQGATYLRIVFVGGIVMVVRMMCEGAMQASGDAVTPMWIGIFFRFLHVALCPFMVLGWWVFPQLGVSGAAYTNIISQTLGLGLSLWVLFTGRSIYFSPVRKMLRLGQAQMKLTLDNFRIDPGIIWRIIRIGVPSSIMGMQMALAGFVFIRIMAPFGTFAVAAHTISQRVEMILFMPVMGLGMAAGTLAGQNLGAGQPERAERGGWLAAIVALALMAVCSLGLLLGAESVVTIFNKESGLVEMGSRFIRIATTGYFLIGFVIVLQFCISGAGDTVPPMVISLLMMWLIQLPLAYVLPNYTSLGVYGVRWAMVISIGAGAIGYTTYFKLGRWKRKRV; encoded by the coding sequence ATGGGGATAGAAGAAGAGACCGAGGAAACCCCGGAATACGATAGAAGACGTAACGGGTCCGACCGTGATTGGACCCAGGGCAGCATCATCGGCAATCTGATGAAGCTGTCCTGGCCGATGATGGTCAGTTCCAGCCTGAACATGCTGGGCCCCACCATTGACATGATATGGGTGGGAAAGCTGGGCTCAGCGGCCATTGCCGCTGTCGGTGTTGCCGGCATCGGTGTGCAACTCCTGATGTCGGCTATCATGGGTCTTGCCATGGGAATGCGAGCAATCATTGCCCGTTTCATCGGGGCCCGCGACCTCCAGAGTGCCAACTACGTGGCCGTACAGGCATTTGTGGTCAGCGCCGTTGTTTCGGTAATCATGGCACTGGTCGGCCTCTTTCTTGCCGAGTCTATAATGCGCCTGTTCCCTCTGGAGGAGGAGGTCATCCTCCAGGGAGCAACCTACCTGAGGATTGTGTTCGTCGGCGGGATAGTGATGGTGGTCCGCATGATGTGCGAGGGTGCTATGCAGGCCTCCGGGGACGCGGTAACACCGATGTGGATCGGCATTTTCTTCAGATTCCTCCACGTGGCCCTCTGCCCCTTCATGGTGCTCGGCTGGTGGGTATTTCCCCAACTGGGGGTCAGTGGTGCCGCATATACCAATATCATCTCACAGACCCTGGGGCTGGGCCTTTCATTGTGGGTCTTGTTCACGGGAAGGTCCATCTATTTTAGTCCCGTTCGGAAAATGCTCCGCCTGGGGCAGGCCCAGATGAAGCTGACGCTCGATAACTTCCGCATTGACCCCGGTATCATCTGGCGTATTATCAGAATCGGTGTACCATCCAGTATCATGGGGATGCAGATGGCCCTGGCCGGGTTTGTCTTTATCAGAATTATGGCGCCCTTCGGCACCTTCGCTGTGGCTGCCCACACTATTTCCCAGCGTGTGGAGATGATACTGTTCATGCCGGTCATGGGACTGGGCATGGCGGCCGGTACCCTCGCCGGACAGAACCTTGGCGCTGGCCAGCCGGAGCGCGCCGAGAGGGGTGGCTGGCTCGCGGCCATTGTGGCCCTGGCGTTGATGGCCGTTTGCTCGCTGGGGTTACTGCTGGGGGCGGAGAGTGTCGTCACCATCTTCAACAAGGAATCCGGCCTGGTAGAGATGGGTAGCAGATTCATCCGGATAGCCACCACCGGCTACTTCCTGATTGGGTTCGTCATCGTACTCCAGTTCTGCATCTCCGGTGCCGGTGACACCGTCCCACCGATGGTTATCAGCCTGTTGATGATGTGGCTGATACAGTTGCCATTGGCCTACGTCCTGCCCAATTACACCAGCCTCGGAGTCTACGGAGTGCGCTGGGCGATGGTTATCTCGATAGGTGCGGGCGCAATTGGCTACACGACATACTTCAAGCTTGGCAGGTGGAAGCGGAAGCGGGTCTGA
- a CDS encoding Fur family transcriptional regulator translates to MEYGRDIASALGKQGYRLTPQRLMIFEAIENSDDHISAEEMYSQVVAKYPNVNISTVYRTLELLKKLDLVTETDLGGGRFRYHPANKGHHHHLICRRCGATIDLDESLLVPLEKALLRKHDFVAEIRHLAITGLCSRCRQ, encoded by the coding sequence ATGGAGTACGGCAGGGACATTGCCAGCGCGCTGGGCAAGCAGGGATATCGTCTGACACCGCAGCGGCTGATGATATTTGAGGCCATTGAAAACAGCGATGACCACATCAGCGCCGAAGAGATGTATTCCCAGGTAGTAGCCAAATACCCCAATGTCAATATCTCCACGGTCTATCGGACACTGGAACTGTTAAAGAAACTCGACCTGGTAACCGAGACCGACCTCGGCGGGGGCCGGTTCCGCTATCACCCGGCCAACAAGGGGCATCATCACCACCTTATCTGTCGGCGGTGCGGCGCTACCATTGACCTTGATGAGTCGCTGCTGGTCCCTCTTGAGAAAGCACTGCTCAGGAAGCACGATTTCGTCGCCGAGATCAGGCATCTCGCCATTACCGGACTGTGCTCCCGGTGTCGACAGTAG
- the dtd gene encoding D-aminoacyl-tRNA deacylase, producing the protein MKALLQRVGKASVSVGSELVGSIGRGLVVFVGVADGDSREDVEYLVSKTLGLRIFEDEAGKFNLSIEDVRGELLLVSQFTLLAGTRKGRRPSFTDAAPPEIAEELFENFVERARATGLSVATGRFQQYMQVEIHNDGPVTIMLDSRDRHLPRKALKKGSPEGASPLRQGSGGVPQI; encoded by the coding sequence GTGAAAGCGCTGCTGCAACGGGTCGGCAAGGCTTCGGTCAGTGTCGGCAGTGAGCTGGTCGGCAGCATCGGGCGGGGGCTGGTGGTCTTCGTCGGTGTGGCTGACGGAGATAGCCGGGAAGACGTAGAATACCTGGTCTCGAAGACACTTGGTCTCCGTATCTTTGAGGACGAAGCGGGCAAGTTCAACCTTTCCATTGAAGATGTCAGAGGAGAGCTGCTACTGGTCAGCCAGTTTACGTTGCTGGCCGGCACAAGGAAAGGCCGTCGCCCCAGCTTCACCGATGCGGCGCCACCGGAAATAGCCGAGGAACTGTTCGAAAACTTTGTCGAGCGGGCCAGGGCGACCGGGCTCAGTGTGGCCACGGGCCGATTTCAGCAGTATATGCAGGTCGAAATCCACAACGATGGTCCGGTAACGATAATGCTGGACAGCCGGGACAGGCACCTGCCCAGGAAGGCGCTGAAAAAGGGAAGTCCCGAAGGGGCTTCGCCCCTTCGGCAGGGGTCTGGGGGTGTCCCCCAGATATAA
- a CDS encoding MATE family efflux transporter, translating into MEIEEETGETPEYGGKSRRFQRDWTRGSIIRNLLLLGWPMSINAIMTMMGPTIDMIWVGKLGEASIAGVGVAGTAVMVVNSARMGLTTGTRAMIARFIGAGDDKGANSVGQQAVVVSAVFSIIMAIIGIVLAEPIMRVFGLEEEVVSEGAAYMRIMFIGSVAMSFRMMAESVMQASGDSLTPMMASAGFRILHVALCPFLVFGWWIFPAMGVSGAAMTNVISQSLGAAVGLWALFSGKSVWLDRSRWWNDRGIIGRIAIWRVVQLVPSRLRLSLRNFSLDRNIIWRIVRIGIPASVTGIERSFANLVLVLFVTPFGTTAVAAHSLIQRVAQFAHMPAQGIGQAAGVLAGQNLGARQPGRAERTGWTAAALFSVVMVIASLVIVFWAEEIIGVFNSEPALKALGGNFLRIEIVSFVVFGLVMVLSQCLNGVGDTMIPMITTLLSMWLIQVPLAYFLPKYTDLGVYGVRWGIVSAIVLRAIIYTVYFKSGRWKSKRI; encoded by the coding sequence ATGGAAATAGAAGAAGAGACCGGGGAAACCCCGGAATACGGGGGAAAAAGCAGAAGGTTCCAACGTGACTGGACCAGGGGAAGTATCATCAGGAACCTCCTGCTGCTCGGTTGGCCGATGTCTATCAATGCCATCATGACCATGATGGGCCCTACTATTGACATGATATGGGTTGGCAAGCTGGGCGAAGCCTCCATTGCGGGTGTCGGTGTTGCCGGTACCGCGGTGATGGTGGTGAATTCAGCCAGGATGGGCTTGACTACCGGCACCAGGGCTATGATAGCCCGCTTCATTGGTGCTGGTGACGACAAGGGTGCCAATAGTGTTGGTCAGCAGGCCGTTGTAGTCAGTGCCGTTTTCTCTATTATTATGGCCATTATCGGCATTGTCCTGGCCGAACCTATCATGCGTGTATTTGGTCTCGAAGAAGAGGTGGTATCCGAAGGGGCCGCCTACATGAGAATTATGTTCATTGGCTCGGTAGCGATGTCTTTCCGGATGATGGCCGAAAGTGTTATGCAGGCCTCCGGCGACTCACTAACCCCGATGATGGCCTCGGCAGGCTTCCGGATTCTGCATGTAGCCTTATGCCCCTTCCTGGTCTTCGGCTGGTGGATATTCCCCGCTATGGGCGTAAGCGGGGCCGCGATGACCAATGTCATTTCGCAAAGCCTCGGTGCGGCAGTTGGTCTATGGGCTCTTTTCTCAGGGAAGTCGGTCTGGCTGGACCGGTCTCGCTGGTGGAATGACAGGGGCATAATCGGGCGTATTGCCATCTGGCGGGTTGTCCAATTAGTACCATCACGCCTGCGGTTGAGCCTGCGGAATTTCAGTCTGGACCGTAATATCATCTGGCGTATTGTCCGGATTGGTATCCCGGCATCAGTCACCGGTATCGAGCGTAGTTTTGCCAATCTCGTACTGGTTTTGTTCGTAACCCCTTTCGGCACAACCGCGGTAGCGGCTCACTCCCTGATTCAGAGGGTTGCGCAGTTTGCCCACATGCCAGCCCAGGGAATCGGTCAGGCGGCGGGTGTTCTGGCGGGACAGAACCTGGGTGCCAGGCAGCCGGGGCGCGCCGAGCGGACCGGATGGACGGCGGCGGCCCTGTTTTCCGTGGTAATGGTTATTGCTTCTTTGGTGATCGTATTCTGGGCTGAAGAAATAATAGGTGTATTTAACTCGGAACCGGCGTTGAAGGCGCTTGGCGGTAACTTTCTTCGTATAGAAATTGTGTCCTTCGTAGTGTTTGGTCTGGTGATGGTGCTTTCGCAGTGCCTCAACGGTGTCGGAGACACGATGATACCGATGATTACCACTCTCCTCAGCATGTGGCTGATACAGGTGCCGCTGGCCTATTTCCTGCCTAAATACACGGACCTCGGCGTATATGGTGTCCGTTGGGGAATTGTATCTGCCATTGTCCTTCGCGCTATTATATATACCGTATACTTCAAGTCCGGGAGGTGGAAGAGTAAGAGAATCTAG
- a CDS encoding MATE family efflux transporter codes for MDTGSTAGAAGPGGRQPGFDRDWTQGSITGNLIRLAWPMIVSSVLNMLGPTIDMVWVGSLGSDAIAGVGVAGIAVGLVMSAIMGLSMGMRAMIARFIGAQDRKSANHVALQAFVLGAVISLIVAMIGLFCTESIMNLFDLEEGVILEGTSYLRIVFLGGVVMIVRMMCESAIQSAGDAVTPMWISVVFRFVHIVLCPFLVLGWWVFPQLGVSGAAYTNIISQTLGLGLSLWVLIAGRSIYFDRTRKRIRLGWGRMKLITKNFRIDPGIIWRIVRIGVPSGIMSMQQALGAFFLVRIMAPFGTYAVAAHTIVSRVEMIIFMPIVGLGMAAGILAGQNLGAEQPGRAEKSGWQASFMALMFMVVCCLALLLGAEGIIGIFNREPDLVEMGGTFLRIGAVGYLLIGFVIVMQFCITGAGDTVPPMILSLVMVWLLQIPLAYILPDATGLGIYGVRWAIVISLAVSAITYTIYFKLGRWKRKRV; via the coding sequence ATGGATACTGGCAGTACGGCAGGAGCGGCGGGCCCGGGAGGAAGACAGCCCGGGTTCGACCGTGATTGGACTCAGGGCAGCATTACGGGCAATCTTATCAGGCTGGCCTGGCCGATGATAGTAAGCTCTGTCCTCAATATGCTTGGTCCCACCATTGACATGGTCTGGGTCGGCAGTCTGGGTTCGGATGCTATCGCCGGTGTTGGTGTTGCCGGTATTGCTGTCGGGCTCGTGATGTCGGCAATTATGGGGCTCAGTATGGGAATGAGAGCCATGATTGCCCGCTTCATCGGGGCACAAGACCGTAAGAGTGCTAACCATGTCGCATTACAGGCCTTTGTACTGGGTGCCGTGATATCTTTGATTGTGGCGATGATAGGTCTCTTTTGTACCGAATCTATTATGAACCTGTTTGACCTGGAAGAAGGAGTCATCCTCGAAGGGACAAGCTACCTGAGGATTGTTTTCCTCGGTGGGGTAGTGATGATAGTGCGCATGATGTGCGAATCCGCTATCCAGTCCGCAGGCGACGCGGTAACGCCGATGTGGATTTCAGTTGTCTTCCGGTTTGTCCACATAGTTCTTTGTCCCTTTCTGGTGCTCGGCTGGTGGGTATTTCCCCAACTGGGGGTCAGTGGTGCCGCATATACCAATATCATCTCACAGACCCTGGGGCTGGGCCTTTCATTGTGGGTCCTTATAGCAGGGCGTTCCATTTATTTCGACAGGACGAGAAAGAGGATCCGGCTGGGGTGGGGCAGGATGAAACTGATAACAAAGAATTTCCGCATCGACCCCGGTATCATCTGGCGTATTGTCCGAATCGGTGTACCATCCGGTATTATGAGTATGCAGCAGGCACTCGGTGCGTTCTTCCTCGTCAGGATTATGGCGCCCTTCGGGACATATGCCGTAGCTGCCCATACCATTGTATCACGCGTGGAGATGATTATCTTTATGCCGATAGTAGGGCTGGGCATGGCGGCTGGAATCCTTGCCGGGCAGAACCTCGGTGCCGAGCAGCCCGGTCGCGCTGAAAAAAGTGGCTGGCAGGCATCGTTCATGGCGCTGATGTTTATGGTTGTCTGCTGTTTGGCTCTTCTATTAGGTGCGGAGGGTATCATCGGTATTTTTAACAGGGAACCCGACCTGGTAGAAATGGGCGGTACCTTCCTCCGGATAGGCGCAGTCGGATACCTCCTGATAGGGTTCGTTATTGTGATGCAGTTTTGCATCACCGGTGCCGGTGATACTGTGCCGCCGATGATTCTTAGCCTGGTGATGGTCTGGTTATTACAGATACCGCTGGCATACATTCTCCCTGATGCCACCGGACTCGGCATATACGGCGTACGCTGGGCGATAGTCATCTCTCTAGCGGTGTCAGCAATTACCTACACGATATACTTCAAGCTTGGCAGGTGGAAACGGAAACGGGTCTGA
- a CDS encoding MATE family efflux transporter yields MESTGSLEVKREKDWTRGSVTRNLLSLSWPMVVTEGLYMIGISIDMVWVGKLGAAAVAGIGIAGIYAGFQMMLMNGLGIGIRALVARFVGSGDIEQANHTGQQTFIIGVFYTLVMVILGLTLSEIVLTLMGLEPDVIAVGTDYMRIMFGFGSVTVAFWLIGYSIMQASGDAVTPLAIVIFYRLVHIPLSYALVFGWGLFPDMGASGAAMANVISRGIGMVLVLWALFTGRAVRFDWDRWLKGWADSQSSGNLLLRACAFMAVWRIPALEKGRLRLTMRHFRIDLSMVWRMVKIGIPASVMGVQRSLSLVVVAWLTAPFGTLAVAAHSLMQRVEMLLIPINIGLGTASGVLAGQNMGAGHPGRAERGSWQAVGLSTALMVICSVVVLVWAENIVSIFSTEPDIVEMTSTFMRIAAAGYVMLGLGVVLGQSLSGTGDTVPPMVIGMVASWLVILPLAYLLPELTEMGVLGIRWALVAGVFVTAIATVLYFRLGRWKRKRV; encoded by the coding sequence ATGGAATCGACAGGTAGCCTGGAAGTGAAGCGGGAGAAGGACTGGACCAGGGGCAGCGTTACGCGCAACCTTCTGAGTCTGTCCTGGCCGATGGTTGTCACCGAAGGCCTGTACATGATCGGTATCAGTATCGATATGGTCTGGGTGGGCAAGCTCGGAGCGGCGGCTGTTGCCGGTATCGGCATCGCCGGTATCTACGCCGGCTTCCAGATGATGTTGATGAACGGACTGGGTATCGGTATACGTGCCCTTGTCGCTCGATTTGTCGGTTCCGGAGATATTGAGCAAGCAAATCATACCGGTCAGCAGACTTTTATCATTGGTGTGTTCTACACGCTGGTAATGGTAATTCTGGGTCTTACGCTTTCCGAAATAGTCCTGACTCTGATGGGGCTTGAACCTGACGTTATTGCGGTGGGCACCGACTACATGCGTATCATGTTCGGTTTTGGCTCGGTCACGGTAGCCTTCTGGTTAATTGGCTACAGCATCATGCAGGCCTCCGGGGATGCCGTAACCCCGCTGGCAATCGTTATCTTCTACCGGCTCGTCCACATCCCGCTGAGCTACGCCTTGGTCTTCGGCTGGGGACTATTTCCGGATATGGGCGCCAGTGGTGCTGCGATGGCCAATGTGATTTCACGTGGCATCGGCATGGTCCTGGTGCTCTGGGCGCTCTTCACCGGACGTGCCGTTCGTTTCGACTGGGACCGGTGGTTGAAAGGTTGGGCTGACAGTCAGTCATCCGGCAATTTGTTGCTCCGTGCTTGCGCATTTATGGCCGTGTGGAGAATTCCTGCTCTGGAGAAAGGCAGGCTCAGACTAACGATGAGACACTTCCGGATTGACCTCTCAATGGTCTGGCGTATGGTAAAGATAGGTATCCCGGCCTCGGTAATGGGGGTACAGCGTTCCTTGAGCCTGGTGGTAGTGGCCTGGCTGACAGCGCCGTTCGGTACACTGGCGGTGGCAGCACACTCACTGATGCAGCGGGTTGAGATGCTGCTGATACCGATTAATATCGGACTTGGTACGGCCTCGGGCGTGCTTGCGGGGCAGAACATGGGGGCGGGGCATCCCGGACGGGCAGAGCGGGGTAGCTGGCAGGCCGTCGGACTGTCCACGGCGCTCATGGTCATCTGCTCGGTAGTAGTGCTGGTATGGGCAGAGAACATTGTGAGTATTTTCAGTACCGAACCGGATATTGTGGAAATGACCAGCACGTTCATGAGGATAGCCGCCGCAGGTTATGTGATGCTCGGTCTCGGTGTGGTGCTTGGGCAGTCCCTCTCCGGCACCGGTGACACTGTACCGCCAATGGTAATTGGAATGGTAGCGAGTTGGTTGGTAATATTGCCCCTGGCGTATCTGCTGCCGGAGTTAACAGAGATGGGTGTCCTCGGAATACGCTGGGCGCTCGTGGCGGGGGTGTTCGTTACGGCAATTGCTACGGTGTTGTATTTCCGACTTGGCAGGTGGAAGCGCAAAAGGGTATAA